In one window of Palaemon carinicauda isolate YSFRI2023 chromosome 2, ASM3689809v2, whole genome shotgun sequence DNA:
- the LOC137616971 gene encoding dnaJ homolog subfamily C member 7-like, which produces MCGCETEAICQNVFNRLQNPESVFERMVSWLLAVRPNFSEDGVVEDSFLHRLLSSIPVVGGFLTSRRDLRQCELKVRNLEQRLEMIREGLGPFLSYFVPGMDNTGASMSVGYTWILACLALVGGGILFKFLFSKKGKISDGKKKQNEILRNELTNKMTELERRIDELQEKLNERDLEIRESNDLSKKLDERTEEAEEERPVTRRNVLESEMDRCIHKEDFDSALVFLRVVLEDFDDVLECRVKELRCLMALGRWDEAQNVLDELPDEHKVNSDVRVESAILCASHCDFEEAEKILDEVLKECPNHPRALKGREFLQRQVLWNTIPSMIDNSEFDAVLETIAQCQSLESFFPWARAELPQLKGNILGKLRRLEEARECFLSALAIDETDAEIRLRLGLCYLLDGKYRDAIALFEQLDEEEQLQEDFVFYAEALERMERMGCPFKSIGVKTDASQKEIEKAYRKMALKYHPDKCHGSDIDQQELHEIMQRINNAKDLLTDNEKRKEYDEVRKFVEDFAEELFENPKIQEWLDEDESDEWDGSDYEYDSDADEEYNFDSDDDYLEGESDEEEEEEIDEEEEEIDEEEGKFDEEAEELEKEFDEEEEEIDEEEEDFEQEEEEEE; this is translated from the exons atgtgcggGTGTGAAACGGAAGCTATTTGTCAAAACGTTTTCAACAGGCTTCAGAATCCGGAGTCGGTCTTCGAAAG GATGGTCTCGTGGCTTCTGGCAGTGAGACCCAACTTCTCCGAGGATGGGGTTGTTGAGGATTCTTTCCTCCATCGACTCTTGTCCTCTATCCCTGTGGTTGGGGGATTTCTGACATCTCGGAGGGATCTTCGGCAGTGTGAGCTGAAGGTTCGGAACTTGGAACAACGACTGGAAATGATCAGAGAGGGTCTTGGACCTTTTCTCTCCTACTTTGTCCCTGGAATGGATAACACTGGCGCATCCATGAGCGTGGGATACACCTGGATACTGGCTTGTTTGGCGTTAGTTGGAGGAGGTatattatttaaattcttattttcaaagaaaggaaaaattagcgatggcaaaaagaaacaaaatgaaatattacggAATGAATTGACGAACAAGATGACTGAACTCGAAAGGCGGATTGACGAACTTCAGGAAAAGCTGAATGAAAGAGATCTGGAAATTCGAGAATCCAATGACTTATCCAAAAAGTTGGATGAACGAACggaagaagcagaagaggaaagACCAGTCACTCGTCGAAACGTTCTGGAATCTGAGATGGATCGGTGTATACACAAAGAAGACTTTGATTCGGCGTTAGTTTTCCTAAGAGTTGTCCTTGAAGATTTTGACGACGTGTTGGAATGCCGCGTGAAGGAGCTCAGATGCCTGATGGCATTGGGAAGATGGGATGAGGCCCAGAACGTTTTAGATGAACTTCCCGATGAACACAAAGTAAACTCGGATGTAAGAGTGGAATCTGCCATACTTTGTGCAAGTCACTGTGACTTTGAGGAAGCTGAAAAAATTTTGGACGAAGTTCTGAAGGAATGCCCAAATCACCCTAGGGCACTCAAAGGACGGGAGTTCCTGCAGCGGCAGGTCTTATGGAATACGATTCCCTCAATGATAGACAACTCGGAATTTGATGCTGTCTTGGAAACAATTGCACAATGTCAGTCGCTAGAGTCCTTCTTCCCCTGGGCTCGAGCAGAACTGCCTCAATTGAAAGGGAATATCTTGGGCAAGCTTCGACGGCTGGAAGAAGCTCGTGAATGTTTCCTGAGTGCTCTTGCTATTGACGAGACAGATGCCGAAATTAGATTAAGACTCGGTCTATGCTACTTATTAGATGGAAAATACAGAGATGCAATTGCTCTATTTGAGCAACTGGACGAAGAGGAACAGCTGCAAGAAGACTTCGTATTTTATGCCGAGGCATTGGAAAGAATGGAAAGAATGGGATGTCCGTTCAAAAGCATCGGTGTTAAAACAGACGCTTcccagaaggaaatagaaaaagcctACAGGAAAATGGCACTCAAGTACCATCCTGACAAGTGCCATGGGTCTGACATAGACCAACAGGAATTACATGAGATCATGCAACGGATCAACAACGCAAAAGATCTTTTAACCGACAACGAGAAGAGGAAGGAATACGACGAAGTCAGAAAATTTGTCGAAGATTTTGCAGAGGAACTTTTCGAAAATCCCAAGATACAGGAATGGTTGGATGAAGATGAATCGGATGAATGGGATGGTTCGGATTATGAATATGATTCCGATGCTGATGAGGAGTATAATTTTGACTCTGACGATGATTATCTA gagggagaatccgatgaggaggaggaggaggaaatcgatgaggaggaggaagaaatcgatgaggaggagggaaAATTCGATGAGGAGGCGGAGGAACTTGAGAAAgaattcgatgaggaggaggaagaaattgatgaggaggaggaggactttgagcaagaagaggaggaggaggagtaa